One genomic window of Rhinolophus ferrumequinum isolate MPI-CBG mRhiFer1 chromosome 23, mRhiFer1_v1.p, whole genome shotgun sequence includes the following:
- the OCSTAMP gene encoding osteoclast stimulatory transmembrane protein yields MRAVWRTAEYLIRTGWRFWHVGLCKALALLQAAWVAFSQPIPANCGQLLTQLLLCGSLAVAGACLAHHWLVSSLFYPLGPSATIATVCGLLVFLGLGLVPPARCLFALSVPTLGTEQGRRLLLSWSTATLAVTVVPNVLANMGAAGQVLRCVTEGSLESLLNTTHQLHTASRALSPTSPVGSQGLTFQVQGNGSIFRLHMLRVTQQVLEDFSGVESLAQLAALATQRVVTGLLMLGLLVDSAWYLHCYLTDLCFDNIYATRQLAHQLEEARATHLLASPPAWLLRATWPRLSQGELLSCLLRLGPLTLLLMATAVTVATDHVAFLLAQAAVDWAQKLPVVPITLTVKYDAAYTVLGFVPFLFNQPPVENPFLSTHNSFQWELRFTSPSCPLLPAQRPPLVAPLAAGVLQLLACSTVLLETYARRLRHTIAASFFTAQEARRVHHLHARLQRRYDKHRRQQLPLGTSSFSQHLGLPASTQRR; encoded by the exons ATGAGGGCCGTCTGGAGGACAGCTGAGTACCTCATCAGGACCGG GTGGAGATTCTGGCACGTGGGACTCTGCAAGGCCCTTGCCCTGCTGCAGGCTGCCTGGGTTGCCTTCTCTCAGCCTATCCCAGCCAACTGTGGCCAGCTGCTCACCCAGCTCCTCCTGTGTGGTTCCCTGGCTGTGGCTGGGGCATGTCTGGCTCACCACTGGCTGGTGTCCTCACTGTTTTATCCTCTGGGGCCCTCAGCCACGATAGCCACTGTCTGTGgcctcctggtcttcctgggcctgggcctggtgcCTCCTGCTCGCTGCCTGTTTGCACTCAGTGTGCCTACCCTGGGCACGGAGCAGGGCCGCCGCCTGCTGCTATCCTGGAGTACTGCCACCCTGGCTGTCACTGTGGTGCCCAATGTCTTGGCCAACATGGGTGCAGCTGGGCAGGTGCTGAGGTGTGTCACTGAGGGCTCCCTGGAGAGTCTGCTCAACACCACTCACCAGCTGCACACAGCATCCAGGGCTCTGAGTCCCACCAGCCCAGTGGGCAGCCAAGGCCTGACATTCCAGGTCCAGGGCAACGGCTCCATCTTCCGACTGCACATGCTCAGGGTCACTCAGCAGGTCCTGGAGGACTTCTCGGGCGTAGAGTCCCTGGCCCAGTTAGCAGCACTGGCGACCCAGCGGGTGGTCACAGGGCTCCTTATGCTGGGCCTCCTGGTGGACTCGGCCTGGTACCTCCACTGCTACCTGACTGACCTGTGCTTTGATAACATCTATGCTACACGGCAGTTGGCTCATCAGCTGGAAGAGGCCCGGGCCACACACCTGCTGGCCTCCCCACCAGCCTGGCTGCTCCGGGCCACTTGGCCGAGGCTTTCCCAGGGGGAGCTGCTGAGCTGTCTCCTAAGGCTCGGGCCGCTCACCCTGCTCCTGATGGCCACGGCCGTGACGGTGGCCACGGACCACGTGGCCTTCCTCCTGGCACAGGCAGCCGTGGACTGGGCTCAGAAGCTGCCCGTTGTACCCATCACGCTCACGGTCAAATATGAT GCTGCATACACCGTCCTGGGCTTCGTCCCCTTCCTCTTCAATCAGCCGCCTGTAGAGAACCCCTTCCTCTCCACTCACAATTCCTTCCAGTGGGAGCTCCGCTTTACCTCCCCAAGCTGCCCGCTGCTGCCCGCCCAACGCCCCCCCTTGGTTGCCCCCCTGGCGGCGGGGGTCCTGCAGCTCCTGGCTTGTTCCACGGTCCTCCTGGAGACCTATGCCCGCCGCCTTCGGCACACCATTGCAGCTTCCTTCTTCACGGCCCAGGAGGCAAGGAGGGTCCACCACCTTCATGCCCGGCTCCAGCGAAGATATGACAAGCACCGACGCCAGCAGCTGCCTCTGGGgacttcttccttctcccaacaTCTGGGCCTACCAGCAAGCACCCAGCGTAGATAG